One Ignavibacteria bacterium DNA window includes the following coding sequences:
- a CDS encoding glycosyltransferase family 2 protein: MQELEKEIQQRQEKRDEPRERFQKPRREDRRDERKDYRRDERRNGKDFREQRERQQQERQRNNEFSISVVIPLFNEEESLRELSSKLKETLSSFNRYEIIFIDDGSTDNSANILRQLRNQDHHIKYIRFRRNYGKSAALSVGFEHAKGDIVITMDADLQDEPSEIPKLISKIKEGNDLVSGWKKKRYDPVSKTAPSKFFNFITSLMSGVHLHDFNCGLKAYKSEVAKSLEIYGELHRYIPVLAFRNGYKVTEEVVVHRPRKFGKSKFGASRFWRGFFDLLTVLFTTKYFRRPLHFFGTMGAISTTLGFIINAKLTYDWFHNEPLSNRPLLFVGILLMIVGVQLFSTGLIGDMITKSHSSSPREYAIREKHL, encoded by the coding sequence ATGCAAGAGTTAGAAAAAGAAATACAGCAACGACAAGAAAAACGAGATGAGCCGCGGGAACGATTTCAAAAACCGCGACGCGAAGACCGACGCGACGAACGAAAAGACTATCGGAGAGATGAACGAAGAAACGGGAAAGATTTTCGAGAGCAACGCGAACGACAGCAACAGGAACGACAACGCAACAACGAATTTTCCATTTCCGTTGTCATTCCGCTATTCAACGAAGAAGAATCGCTCCGGGAACTTTCATCGAAACTGAAAGAAACACTTTCTTCATTCAATCGTTACGAAATTATTTTTATTGACGATGGAAGTACCGACAATTCTGCAAACATTTTGCGACAATTGCGAAATCAAGATCACCATATTAAGTATATCCGTTTTCGTCGCAACTATGGAAAATCTGCCGCGCTCTCCGTTGGTTTTGAACATGCCAAAGGCGACATCGTAATTACGATGGATGCAGATTTGCAAGACGAACCTTCAGAAATTCCGAAACTCATTTCGAAAATTAAAGAAGGAAACGATTTAGTTTCCGGTTGGAAGAAAAAACGTTATGACCCGGTTTCCAAAACCGCGCCATCGAAGTTTTTTAATTTCATAACGTCGTTGATGTCGGGTGTACATTTGCACGATTTCAATTGCGGACTGAAAGCGTACAAAAGCGAAGTCGCAAAATCGCTTGAGATTTACGGAGAACTGCATCGGTATATTCCCGTGCTTGCTTTCCGCAATGGCTATAAAGTTACGGAAGAGGTCGTTGTTCATCGTCCGAGAAAATTCGGGAAATCGAAATTCGGCGCATCGAGATTTTGGCGCGGCTTTTTCGATTTGCTTACGGTGTTATTTACGACAAAATATTTTCGCCGTCCGTTGCATTTCTTCGGAACAATGGGGGCAATATCCACAACGCTTGGTTTTATCATCAATGCAAAACTGACTTACGATTGGTTTCACAACGAACCGCTCAGTAATCGTCCCCTTCTTTTTGTAGGAATTTTGCTGATGATAGTCGGCGTTCAGTTATTTTCCACCGGTCTTATCGGCGATATGATTACGAAATCACACTCATCCTCACCGAGGGAGTACGCAATACGGGAAAAGCATTTGTAA
- a CDS encoding glycosyltransferase family 9 protein — translation MPHRNSPISLSSLKTDCRFFRGDVPCKPHKQFGVHCFNEKGKICSHYQPTTENILIIKLGAIGDVIRTTPLLHLIKKKFPGAKIWWLTLTPEVVPSFVDVVLKWNHASLITLQQIPFSRIYNYDKDREASALAGSLSAKKKFGFVLKNGIPSPANKFAEQKYFTGIFDDVNKANTKSYLEELFEIAGEKFSGEKYILDNFASDGYQWNFPKGKKIIGLNTGCGGRWTSRLWANENWISLAKNLKKAGYVPLLLGGEQEHEKNLSLAKKSGALYLGHFPLRQFINLVAQCDLVVTAVTMAMHISLALNKKIVLFNNIFNKHEFELYGLGEILEPDFDCECFFSPTCPNNCMHYLSVERVNDSVLRLINSKTPKPNFK, via the coding sequence ATGCCACATCGTAATTCTCCGATTTCGCTTTCTTCTTTAAAAACCGATTGCAGGTTTTTTCGCGGCGACGTTCCGTGTAAACCGCATAAACAATTCGGCGTACATTGTTTTAACGAAAAAGGAAAAATTTGCTCGCACTATCAGCCAACAACGGAAAACATTCTCATTATCAAACTTGGCGCAATTGGGGATGTCATTCGCACAACGCCGTTGCTTCATTTGATCAAAAAGAAATTTCCCGGCGCAAAAATTTGGTGGCTTACACTCACGCCGGAAGTTGTTCCTTCGTTTGTTGATGTTGTATTGAAATGGAATCACGCAAGTTTAATTACGCTGCAACAAATTCCGTTCAGCAGAATTTACAATTATGATAAAGACAGAGAAGCATCCGCGCTTGCAGGTTCTCTTTCTGCGAAAAAGAAATTCGGGTTTGTGTTGAAGAATGGAATTCCATCACCGGCAAATAAATTTGCCGAGCAGAAATATTTCACCGGCATTTTCGATGACGTGAACAAAGCAAACACGAAAAGTTATCTCGAAGAATTATTTGAAATCGCAGGAGAAAAATTTTCCGGCGAAAAATACATTCTCGATAATTTTGCAAGCGATGGTTACCAATGGAATTTTCCAAAAGGGAAAAAAATCATCGGCTTAAATACCGGTTGCGGCGGACGATGGACTTCGCGTTTATGGGCGAACGAAAACTGGATTTCTCTTGCAAAGAATTTGAAAAAAGCAGGATACGTTCCGCTCTTGCTTGGCGGTGAACAAGAACACGAAAAGAATTTGTCGCTCGCAAAAAAATCCGGCGCATTGTATCTCGGACATTTTCCGTTGCGACAATTTATCAATCTCGTAGCGCAATGCGATTTGGTTGTAACCGCAGTAACAATGGCAATGCACATTTCGCTTGCGTTAAATAAGAAAATCGTGTTGTTCAATAACATTTTCAACAAACACGAATTTGAATTGTACGGTTTGGGAGAAATACTCGAACCTGATTTTGATTGCGAATGCTTTTTTTCTCCGACGTGCCCGAATAATTGTATGCACTATCTTTCTGTTGAACGCGTGAATGATTCAGTACTTCGTTTGATCAATTCCAAAACACCAAAACCAAATTTCAAATAA